The following DNA comes from Streptomyces sp. NBC_00690.
CGCGGGAAGGGAGAGGGCGATCAGCACGGCTGCGACGACGACCCCCGTACCTGCTCCCAGGAGTCCGGCCGCCGTGCCGGCGAGCGCCGGTCCGACCAGTGCGGCGACATGGAAGGTCATGGCGTCGAGGGCGGTGGCCCGGGGCAGTGCGGCGGGTCCGGCGAGCCGGGGCAGTTGGGAGGTCCAGCCGGCGGAGAGGACGGGCCCGAGCAGTCCCGCACCCAGTGCGATCAGAAGCGTCATGACGAGCGGCAGTTCGCCATGGGCGTGGAGCGTCCAGAGGACGGCCAGGAGTGCCAGGCAGTGACCAGCGAGAGCCGCGGCCAAGAGGGCGCCGGGCCGGGTGGATCGGTCCAGGAGCAGGCCGAGGAGCGGCCCGCCGACGGCTGCGGCAAAGGTCATGCCGGCGAGGAGGACCGAGGCGGTGGCGGTCGAGCCGGTGAGGGCCAGCGCGGTCAGGAGGAGGGCGGGGCCGGACATCTCGTCTCCGGTGCGGGCGACGGCTGCACCGGTCAGATGCACCCTCAGTGCGTAACGGTTTTTCATCCACTTGACGTTACTGAAGTAACCTAAATGTGCGCTAGATGCGTTACATTGCATCGATGGAGCCCTTGAGGAGTGCCGGGTCCGCACGCCATTCGGTGGATGCGATGGCCAGGCGGACGGCCGCCCTGATCAATGTGCTGACCGGGACGGAGGGCCCGGAGCATCTGGAGCCGACCGCCGATCCGGAGGCGGTCGGTGCGGTGCTCCGGGCGTACGGCGAGGCGGCATCGGACGACGAACACGGGGCAGCCGAGCGGACCGGACGCGCGACGGGTGCACTCGACCCCCTGTCACTCAGCGCCGATGACCTCGTCGAGATGCGCGAGGCGGCCCTCCGGCTGCGTACGGTCTTCGCCGCCGAGGGGGTGGACGAGGCGGCTGCCCGGCTCAACGAGCTGCTCGCCCTGACCGAGGGCCGGCTCAGGCTCTCCGCCCACCGGGGCGCCTCGCCCTGGCACCCTCATCTGGACGGCGATGACGACGGACCCTGGGGCGAATGGCTCCTGGCTTCGTCGGCGCTGGCGCTGACCGTGCTGATCTGGGACCGCCAGCGCCCACCCGGCGGAATCTGCGCCTCCACCACCTGCCGCAATGTCTTCCTGACCCAGGGCAGCGGTCCGGTGCGCCGCTACTGTTCGCGGCGGTGCGCGACCCGTGAGCGGGTGGCGGCACACCGTCGGGCGCAGCGGACCGACCGTTGAGCGCGGCAAGCTCCACCCGGCGCCGAGCCGTCGGAAGTCAGCAGACGCTCTGGAGGCGGAGTTGCCAGCACCCGGCACGGCCGGTGAGGACCAGGGTGGACAGCGGACGGACGTCCACGTTCCAGTACGAGGTCGGCGGTGCGTTCAGTACGTAGACGAGCGCCGCGCGGATCACCGAGGGTTCCGCCACGGCCACCACGGAACCGCCGTCCTGCGTTGGGCGGGTGTCCAGCCAGGTCCCTATCCGTCCGATGAAGGCCAGCAGCGATTCGCCGCCGTGCGGCGCCGACCGCGGATCGGCGAGCCAGGTGTCCACCGCCTGCGGCTCCACGGCCGTCACTTCGCCCAGCGTCAGTCCGCGCCAGCGCCCCATGTCGCATCCCCGCAGGGCGGGTTGGGCCATGGGCGCGAAGCCGAGGGCCTGTGCGGTGGCCCGACTACAGAGCGTCGGGGAGCAGTACCGCAGTTCCGCGGCGTTGAGCGGTACGAGGGAGGGCGCGGCCAGTTGCACCTCGTACCAGCCGGTCTGATCGGGTGACCGGTCATCGTCGAAACGCTCGGAGAGCATGGAGGTGCTGCGCGCTGCGGCGACGAGCGTGATCCGGACACTCATGGCGTGATGGTGGGCGGGCGGAGGCGAACCGGTCAAGTGACCGGAGTCACTCATTCCGCTGACCAGGCAGAGTGCGTCCTTCATTGATCATGGGCATGTCATAAACGGGCCATTTCCAGCTGCCGAGTCGGACGCCCGAGCGTTCACCTGACCATCAGCCCCCTGGCCGCGAGCGGTCGCACCGGGACGGGAATCCCTACCGCGGAACGAACGGTTCGGAGGGTCAGGACACCCCAGACTCGTCCCAGGCGGCCCTGAGTCGACGCACTCCTTCGGCGATCTCCGCGCTGTCCGCCACCCCCGCGAAACTGAGGCGCAGATGGGCCGCGGGAGGCTCAGCGCTGAAGTAGGGACGCCCAGGGGCGAGGGCCACACCCCGACGCAGGGCCGCCGCCAACAGCGCCGACTCGCTGCCACCGTCCGGCAGTCGAAGCCAGAAGTGGTAGCCCCCGACGGGGATGGCGGGCAGCGACAACTGCGGCAATCCGAGCTTCAACGCGGCGGCCATGGCCTCCCGGCGCCCCTTCAACTCCACCCCCACGGTCCGCAGATGCCCCTTCCATGCGGGCGCCCCGACGAGTTCCAACGCGGCCTCTTGCAGGGGGCGGGGGACGAAGAAGCTGTCCACCACCTGGATCGCGCGCAATCGGTCCAGTACGGGCCCTCGGGCCGCGAGCACCCCCACCCGCAGACTGGGCGACGTCACCTTGGTCAGCGAGCCGACATGGACGACGACCCCGTCGGAGTCGAGCGCGGCGAGCGGCTCCGGGAGCGGCCCCGCATCGGCGTGGACCAGTCGTCGGGCGAAGTCGTCCTCGACCACGAACGCCCCGGCCTCGCGGGCGATCCTCAGCACCTCGGGCCGGCGCGCCGGGGACAGCACGCTCCCGGTGGGGTTCTGGAAGAGCGGCTGGCAGACGAAGACCCGTGCGCCCGTCGCATGGAAAGCAGCGGCCAGCAGTTCGGGGCGGACTCCTGCCGCGTCCACCGGCACCGGTACGGGACGCAACCCGGCCGCCCGGGCGATGGCGAGCATGCCCGGATAGGTGGGCGATTCGACGAGAACGGGCGCGCCGGGCGGGGCCAGTGCGCGCAGGGCCGTGGTGAGGGCCGCCTGTCCGCCCGAAGTGATCAGTACGTCGGCGGCTCCCGTCCGCCCTCCGATGCCCCGGGCGAACCACTCGCGCAGTTCGGGGAGCCCTTCCACCGGCGGCCGTGACCAGGCTCCGGGACGGCGGGCGGCCCGGGCGAGGGCTGCGGCCATGGCCCGCTCGGGCTGGAGCGAAGGGTGCAGATAGCCGCCGTTGAACTCGATCACGCCCGGTGGGGGTGCGGCCAGTGTGGCGAGCACTCCGGAGGCATCCACCGACCGGGGCACATGGTCCGACGCCGGTTCCGCGCTGAGGGCGACCTCCTGCCAGGAGGTGTCGCCGGGCGGGACGCTCTGCGCCCGGGGCCGGGCCCGGAATGCGCCGGCGCCGGGGCGGGTGACGACGAGCCCCTCGGCAGCGAGTTGTGCCAGCGCCCGGGAGACGGTGACCGGCGAGACCCGAAAGCGCTCCACCAGTGCACGACTGGAGGGCAGCTTTCCTTCAGGAGAGTAGCGGTCCAGCTCCCTTTTTAGCTGAAACACCAACTCATCCACACTGCTACGCTGATTCATGAAAGTACAGGATAGCGCTACTAGTACTGCTTCGATAGCGGTGAACACCCCGTCGGCCAGGGACGAAAGCCCGGTGACGGGCGTGGACGACTCCCCATCGGCGACCTCCGGAACCCTGCTCGCCGCACTGGGTGTGATCGCCTTCTCGCTCACCTTTCCGTCCACCGCATGGGGACTGACGTCCTTCGGCCCCTGGTCCCTGGTCTCGCTGCGATCCGTTCTGGCGGCGGTCATCGCCGGCGGCTTCCTGTTGCTGTTGCGGGTGCCGGTGCCCGACCGGCGGCACTGGGCGTCCCTCGCGGTCGTCGCCGGCGGTGTGGTGGTGGGCTTCCCCCTGCTGACGACCCTCGCCCTCCAGACGTCGACGACCTCGCACGCGGCGGTCGTCGTCGGACTGCTCCCGCTGACCACCGCCGTGTTCGCCGCGGTGCGCACCGGGCGCCGCCCCTCACGGGCGTTCTGGCTGGCCGCCGGAGCGGGCGCGGCTGTGGTCATCGCCTTCACCGTGTCGCAGAGCGGCGGCTCCCTCCAAGGCGGCGACCTCTACCTCTTCGCCGCGCTCCTGGTCTGCGCGGCGGGCTACACCGAAGGCGGACGGCTCGCCCGGGAGATGCCCGGTTGGCAGGTGATCGGCTGGGCCCTGATCCTGTGCCTGCCGCTGGCGCTCACGGGCTCCGCGGTGTCCCTCGCCGTCGAACCCGTACGGCTGACGGCCCAGGGACTGATCGGGCTGACGTGGGTGGCGATCGTCTCCACGTTCTGCGGACTCTACGTCTGGTACCGGGGCATGGCCGCGATCGGCATCGCCCGGGCCAGCCAACTCCAACTCGCCCAACCGCTGCTCACCCTGGTCTGGTCGGTCGCCCTGCTGGCCGAGGAACTCGCCCCGGCCGCTCCGTTGGCCGCCGTCGCAGTACTGGTCTGCATCGCCGTCACCCAGCGGGTCCGCAGTTGACCTCCACCCCGGACGGGATTGCGCACCTGCGCGCGGCACCCGGACGATCGACCGGGAGTGCGGCTTCCGATGCCGGTCGTAGACTCGAAGACACGAGGACTGCCTGCGAGGAGGTCACTGCCGATGCACGCGAATGTGGGCGACAAATTGGTGGTGCACGGCCGGATCGTGGGCCAGCACGACCAGAACGCCGAGGTCGTCGAGGTGCTCGGCCCCGAGGGCGGGCCACCGTACCGGGTCCGGTTCGACGACGGACACGAGACGCTGCTGTCCCCCGGTCCCGACACCGTCATCCAGCCGCACGAAGCAGCCTGACGGCAACGCCGGGACGGGCGGCGGTCAGGATCAACGATAGGGCCTCCCGGTTGTGGACCGAGGGGCCCTTCGCCCAGCAGGAACCAGCGACGGCGCTATCGCTGTGCCGACGCTCCCCCGTAGTGGTCGGCCACCACCCGGGCCATCGCACCGCCCCGGTCCGCCCTGACCTCTCGGGCAGAGAAGAAGCAGTGCCCGTCGACCCGGTCGTACCCGCTGGCCAGGGTCAGGTGCCGGGAGAGTTCCGCGGGGTCCTGCCAGGGAGCCGGCTGGGCGGA
Coding sequences within:
- a CDS encoding histidine phosphatase family protein, translating into MSVRITLVAAARSTSMLSERFDDDRSPDQTGWYEVQLAAPSLVPLNAAELRYCSPTLCSRATAQALGFAPMAQPALRGCDMGRWRGLTLGEVTAVEPQAVDTWLADPRSAPHGGESLLAFIGRIGTWLDTRPTQDGGSVVAVAEPSVIRAALVYVLNAPPTSYWNVDVRPLSTLVLTGRAGCWQLRLQSVC
- a CDS encoding aminotransferase-like domain-containing protein, whose product is MSEKAITPSAASRVPEVADGESSTPVTGLSSLADGVFTAIEAVLVALSCTFMNQRSSVDELVFQLKRELDRYSPEGKLPSSRALVERFRVSPVTVSRALAQLAAEGLVVTRPGAGAFRARPRAQSVPPGDTSWQEVALSAEPASDHVPRSVDASGVLATLAAPPPGVIEFNGGYLHPSLQPERAMAAALARAARRPGAWSRPPVEGLPELREWFARGIGGRTGAADVLITSGGQAALTTALRALAPPGAPVLVESPTYPGMLAIARAAGLRPVPVPVDAAGVRPELLAAAFHATGARVFVCQPLFQNPTGSVLSPARRPEVLRIAREAGAFVVEDDFARRLVHADAGPLPEPLAALDSDGVVVHVGSLTKVTSPSLRVGVLAARGPVLDRLRAIQVVDSFFVPRPLQEAALELVGAPAWKGHLRTVGVELKGRREAMAAALKLGLPQLSLPAIPVGGYHFWLRLPDGGSESALLAAALRRGVALAPGRPYFSAEPPAAHLRLSFAGVADSAEIAEGVRRLRAAWDESGVS
- a CDS encoding DUF1918 domain-containing protein, whose product is MHANVGDKLVVHGRIVGQHDQNAEVVEVLGPEGGPPYRVRFDDGHETLLSPGPDTVIQPHEAA
- a CDS encoding CGNR zinc finger domain-containing protein, which encodes MEPLRSAGSARHSVDAMARRTAALINVLTGTEGPEHLEPTADPEAVGAVLRAYGEAASDDEHGAAERTGRATGALDPLSLSADDLVEMREAALRLRTVFAAEGVDEAAARLNELLALTEGRLRLSAHRGASPWHPHLDGDDDGPWGEWLLASSALALTVLIWDRQRPPGGICASTTCRNVFLTQGSGPVRRYCSRRCATRERVAAHRRAQRTDR
- a CDS encoding DMT family transporter, whose protein sequence is MNTPSARDESPVTGVDDSPSATSGTLLAALGVIAFSLTFPSTAWGLTSFGPWSLVSLRSVLAAVIAGGFLLLLRVPVPDRRHWASLAVVAGGVVVGFPLLTTLALQTSTTSHAAVVVGLLPLTTAVFAAVRTGRRPSRAFWLAAGAGAAVVIAFTVSQSGGSLQGGDLYLFAALLVCAAGYTEGGRLAREMPGWQVIGWALILCLPLALTGSAVSLAVEPVRLTAQGLIGLTWVAIVSTFCGLYVWYRGMAAIGIARASQLQLAQPLLTLVWSVALLAEELAPAAPLAAVAVLVCIAVTQRVRS